A window from Fibrobacter sp. encodes these proteins:
- a CDS encoding glycosyl hydrolase family 8, whose translation MKSKILTAVAIAICGAVTTSNAVMDIPNAQPKVDAAFWNKVLDKTWDGLKKRNIEPYENSNVGPGLIHRYKSEYPGDAVSESVGYGMLVALYANDQETFNKIWSAANSSMWNGNFYDWQLLPDGKKSTGAATDAEEDIIMSLIFADKLVQAGKWQDYTDPSGKKYLDHAQRMMNAMWSTQQSSGTLWNFSIARAEHLQQTSTSSTENCCQKPISGPI comes from the coding sequence ATGAAGAGCAAAATTCTTACCGCAGTGGCAATTGCAATCTGCGGAGCTGTGACAACTTCCAACGCAGTAATGGACATTCCCAATGCACAGCCCAAAGTTGATGCAGCTTTCTGGAACAAGGTCCTGGACAAGACCTGGGACGGACTTAAGAAAAGAAACATAGAGCCTTATGAAAACAGCAATGTTGGTCCAGGGCTGATTCACCGTTACAAGAGCGAATACCCGGGAGACGCTGTAAGCGAATCCGTCGGCTACGGCATGCTTGTGGCCTTGTACGCCAATGACCAGGAGACGTTCAACAAGATTTGGTCTGCAGCTAACAGCAGTATGTGGAACGGAAACTTCTACGACTGGCAGCTTCTTCCCGATGGGAAAAAATCTACTGGTGCAGCCACTGACGCAGAAGAAGACATTATCATGTCTCTAATCTTTGCAGACAAACTGGTTCAGGCCGGAAAATGGCAAGACTATACAGATCCTTCCGGCAAGAAATACCTTGACCATGCCCAGCGTATGATGAACGCCATGTGGAGCACCCAGCAATCCTCAGGAACTCTATGGAATTTCTCAATAGCAAGGGCGGAGCACCTGCAGCAAACTTCTACCAGCTCAACGGAGAACTGCTGCCAGAAGCCGATATCTGGACCGATATGA